The Astyanax mexicanus isolate ESR-SI-001 chromosome 12, AstMex3_surface, whole genome shotgun sequence genome window below encodes:
- the tmem115 gene encoding transmembrane protein 115 has product MNRYLPVAQQHFLSALASTSVVVKAICATVLLMYLISWVVDTHVALGVTPGYLFPPNFWVWTLVTHPVVEQHVWGVAANVATVIIAGRLLEPLWGALELLIFFAVVNVSAGLLSGLSYVLTYAITFDLRYLFAVHVFGAPAFLGGVLVALKQTSGDTTVLRVPQIRLKAAPALALLALAVLRLAGLLDSSAPLAGCGYGALAGWVYLRFYQRHSRGRGDMSDHFAFASFFPEVLQPAVGFIAGLVHTVLVKIKVCRKMVKRYDVGAPSSITISLPGTDPQDAERRRQLALKALNERLKRVEDQSAWPSMEDEEDDDEDEVRTDAPLLPTRDPSPPAPSTTQNPAGQESSIISFEDAPARS; this is encoded by the exons GGCCATCTGCGCCACTGTTCTGCTGATGTACCTCATTTCGTGGGTGGTGGACACGCACGTGGCGCTCGGTGTCACGCCTGGCTACCTCTTCCCGCCGAACTTCTGGGTCTGGACTCTGGTGACGCACCCGGTGGTTGAGCAGCACGTGTGGGGCGTCGCCGCTAATGTTGCCACGGTGATCATTGCCGGCCGGCTGCTGGAGCCTTTGTGGGGCGCTCTGGAGCTGCTGATCTTCTTCGCGGTCGTGAACGTTTCCGCCGGGCTGCTCTCCGGACTTTCGTACGTGCTCACTTACGCCATCACCTTCGACCTGAGGTACCTGTTCGCCGTGCACGTGTTCGGCGCGCCGGCTTTTCTGGGCGGCGTTCTGGTGGCTCTGAAGCAGACTTCGGGCGATACGACGGTACTCAGAGTGCCGCAGATTCGCCTCAAGGCGGCGCCGGCGCTCGCCCTGCTGGCGTTAGCCGTGCTGAGGTTAGCCGGGCTCCTGGACAGCTCGGCGCCGCTGGCGGGCTGCGGGTACGGGGCGCTGGCGGGGTGGGTGTACCTGCGCTTCTACCAGAGACACAGCCGCGGGCGCGGCGACATGTCGGACCACTTCGCCTTCGCCTCCTTCTTCCCCGAGGTGCTGCAGCCGGCCGTGGGCTTCATCGCCGGCCTGGTGCACACGGTCCTGGTGAAGATTAAGGTGTGTCGGAAGATGGTGAAGAGATACGATGTCGGCGCGCCTTCCTCCATCACCATCAGCCTGCCTGGCACAGACCCACAGGACGCAGAGAGGAGACG GCAACTGGCGCTGAAAGCCCTGAACGAGCGTCTGAAGCGAGTGGAGGATCAGTCTGCGTGGCCCAGCATGGAGGACGAGGAAGACGATGATGAAGACGAGGTCCGGACAGACGCTCCCCTCCTACCGACCCGCGACCCCTCGCCACCAGCACCCAGCACTACCCAGAACCCCGCGGGGCAGGAGTCCAGCATCATAAGCTTCGAGGACGCCCCGGCTCGctcataa